The Alphaproteobacteria bacterium genome includes a region encoding these proteins:
- the ybgF gene encoding tol-pal system protein YbgF codes for MPRKLSFASRFSVALPVVAVVGLVVPWSSFMAPSPAAAQQLDLQALQQRVQRLESDLSILQRQVYTGGGGGSPSSAPAPRPAAPAGGGAIEPTVAASFEVRISQLEDEMQSLTGRIEEIGHNTDMLKSELDRLQKDIDFRLTALEKGGTPVGGAGGASANANSQTEPGAGAQEETPPKGTGKMSLGPGQVLPVGTSQQQYDYARALLIQQDYPGAEKAFSAFVNAHPDDKLAGPAQYWLGETFYVRGNYDQSAKAFAEGYQRYPKSDKAPDTLLKLGMSLAQLKRTKDACVLYKELETKYPSAPASVKQAAQRERQKSGCA; via the coding sequence TCGTGGCAGTCGTGGGCCTCGTCGTGCCGTGGTCGAGCTTCATGGCACCCTCGCCCGCAGCTGCCCAGCAACTCGATCTCCAGGCGCTGCAGCAGCGTGTGCAACGGCTCGAGAGCGATTTGTCGATTCTCCAGCGTCAGGTCTATACGGGTGGTGGCGGCGGGTCGCCGTCTTCGGCCCCGGCGCCGCGCCCTGCTGCTCCAGCCGGGGGCGGCGCCATCGAGCCGACGGTTGCGGCCAGTTTCGAGGTGCGCATTTCCCAACTCGAGGATGAAATGCAATCCTTGACCGGCCGCATTGAGGAGATTGGCCACAATACGGATATGCTCAAGAGCGAGCTTGATCGTCTTCAGAAGGACATCGATTTTCGTCTAACGGCCCTCGAAAAAGGCGGAACGCCAGTCGGCGGGGCAGGCGGAGCATCGGCGAATGCCAATTCGCAAACGGAACCTGGGGCGGGGGCGCAAGAGGAAACGCCGCCGAAAGGTACGGGCAAAATGTCCCTCGGGCCAGGGCAGGTGCTTCCTGTCGGCACCTCCCAGCAACAATACGACTATGCGCGCGCACTCCTGATCCAGCAGGATTATCCGGGTGCCGAGAAGGCCTTCAGTGCATTCGTCAACGCCCATCCCGACGACAAGCTCGCTGGCCCTGCGCAGTACTGGCTCGGCGAGACATTTTATGTGCGTGGAAACTACGACCAGTCCGCCAAGGCCTTTGCAGAAGGTTATCAGCGCTATCCCAAGAGCGACAAAGCGCCGGACACGTTGTTGAAGCTCGGCATGTCGCTTGCGCAGCTCAAGCGGACCAAAGACGCTTGCGTCCTCTATAAGGAACTCGAAACCAAATACCCATCGGCACCGGCAAGCGTAAAACAGGCAGCCCAACGCGAGCGGCAAAAAAGCGGCTGCGCGTAA